The Prunus persica cultivar Lovell chromosome G8, Prunus_persica_NCBIv2, whole genome shotgun sequence genome includes a region encoding these proteins:
- the LOC18767110 gene encoding serine carboxypeptidase-like 7 isoform X4, translated as MSRSNRSLTICIRLLSLWRKALLLLLLLPNFCSTQTIIKNLPGFSGDLPFKLETGYFGVGNKDELQLFYYFIESERSPENDPLLLWITGGPRCSAFSGLVYEIGPISFSFTSITKDPAELVLNPYSWTKLANIIFLDAPAGTGFSYSTTTDGYNTSDSIHAKRASDFLQKWLSTHRKFLANPLYISGDSYSGKIVPIIVQEIVNGIEAGTEPPLNLKGYIIGDPVTNEKEDLNSRIEFAHRMALISNRMYESTKRNCKGEYVDVDPNNQLCLNNLQAFKECTSRLDDSHILAPACVPRINHNEQTTFGWDWDSVDDNFLSFPFPESLCRVDRLRYSVVWANDMKVRKSLNIREGTKGEWARCNRSTPYIKDVQRAVEYHRNLSQKSLRAFVYSGDHDLSVPYVSTEAWIESLSLPIDDDWKPWFSNNQVAGYTVRYSNGEYHLTYATIKGGGHTAPEYNPKECFDMINRWLAHSPL; from the exons ATGAGCAGATCCAACAGAAGCCTCACGATCTGCATTAGATTATTGTCGCTGTGGAGAAAAGCACTTTTGCTGCTACTGCTGCTTCCCAACTTTTGTTCAACGCAGACAATCATCAAGAACTTACCAGGATTTTCTGGTGACCTCCCATTCAAGCTTGAAACTGG GTACTTTGGGGTAGGAAATAAGGATGAGCTGCAACTGTTCTACTATTTCATTGAGTCAGAAAGGAGCCCAGAAAATGATCCTCTGCTGCTTTGGATCACCGGAGGCCCTCGATGCTCTGCTTTTTCTGGCCTCGTTTATGAAATTG GTCCAATATCTTTCAGTTTTACAAGTATAACAAAGGATCCAGCAGAACTTGTTTTGAATCCATACTCATGGACAAAG TTAGCAAACATAATATTTCTAGACGCTCCTGCCGGTACTGGTTTCTCATACTCCACAACAACAGATGGCTACAACACTAGTGACTCCATTCATGCAAAACGAGCTTCTGATTTTCTTCAAAAG TGGCTTTCGACTCATCGCAAGTTTCTTGCAAATCCACTCTACATTTCTGGTGATTCGTACTCGGGCAAGATTGTTCCTATCATTGTTCAAGAGATAGTTAATG GTATTGAAGCTGGAACAGAGCCACCTTTGAATCTCAAA GGATACATAATCGGCGATCCAGTTacaaatgaaaaagaggaTTTGAATTCGAGAATTGAATTTGCTCATCGCATGGCGCTTATATCAAATAGAATGTACGAG TCTACCAAAAGGAATTGCAAGGGGGAGTACGTAGACGTGGATCCGAACAATCAACTCTGCCTCAACAATCTTCAAGCTTTCAAGGAG TGCACTAGCAGACTTGACGATAGTCATATATTGGCACCTGCATGCGTTCCTCGTATCAATCACAACGAACAAACCACATTTGGGTGGGACTGGGACTCTGTTGATGATAATTTCTTAAGCTTTCCCTTTCCTGAAAGTTTGTGTCGA GTAGATAGGCTTCGGTattctgtggtttgggcaaatgaTATGAAAGTTCGTAAATCTCTTAACATTCGGGAG GGAACAAAAGGTGAATGGGCAAGATGCAATAGATCAACGCCTTACATAAAAGATGTTCAACGTGCTGTTGAATATCATCGAAATCTTAGCCAAAAATCTCTTCGGGCTTTTGTCTACAG TGGGGATCATGACTTGAGCGTTCCCTATGTAAGTACAGAAGCATGGATAGAATCCCTGAGCTTGCCAATTGATGATGATTGGAAACCATGGTTCTCTAACAATCAAGTTGCAGG ATACACTGTCAGGTATTCGAATGGAGAGTATCATTTGACATATGCGACTATAAAG GGAGGAGGGCATACAGCTCCAGAGTACAATCCTAAGGAATGCTTTGATATGATCAATAGGTGGCTGGCGCATTCTCCTCTTTA
- the LOC18767110 gene encoding serine carboxypeptidase-like 18 isoform X5, giving the protein MVRRRQSSRTCQGFLVTSPSSFKQELQMFYYFTESESSPENDPLLLWMTGGPRCSSFYGLVYEIGPISFQFNDLSKDPLKLVLNPYSWTKVANIIFLDAPAATGYSYSTTLEGLISSDTLHATRAYQFLQKWLVAHPQFLSNPLYISGDSFTGKIVPIIVQHITQGIEAGMEPALNLKGYIIGNPSTNAKEDFNSRIEYAHRLALISDRVYESSKRNCKGEYVDVDPKNQLCLNSLQAFKECTRRLDTEHILAPFCGKDYYNEWTILKTNDRESMDDVILDFPSPVQLCREDRIRYAVLWQNDINVRKALNIREGTKGEWAKCNKTTPYTFDVPSSVDYHRNLSQKHLRAIVYSGDHDITIPYISTLAWIESLNLTLEDDWKPWFSDHQVAGYTMYYSNNEYNLTYATIKGGGHTAPEYNPKECFDMINRWLAHSPL; this is encoded by the exons ATGGTGCGTCGCAGACAATCGTCAAGAACTTGCCAGGGTTTTCTGGTGACCTCCCCTTCAAGCTTCAAACAGg AACTGCAAATGTTCTACTATTTCACTGAGTCAGAAAGCAGCCCAGAAAATGATCCTCTGCTTCTTTGGATGACCGGAGGCCCCAGATGTTCTTCTTTCTATGGCCTCGTATATGAAATTG GTCCAATATCTTTCCAATTTAATGATTTGTCCAAGGACCCATTGAAACTTGTTCTGAATCCATACTCATGGACCAAG gTAGCAAACATAATATTTCTAGATGCCCCTGCTGCTACTGGTTATTCATACTCCACAACTCTGGAAGGGTTAATCAGTAGTGACACCCTGCATGCTACAAGAGCTTATCAGTTTCTCCAGAAA TGGCTTGTGGCTCATCCCCAGTTTCTTTCGAATCCTCTCTACATTTCTGGAGATTCTTTCACGGGCAAGATTGTTCCCATCATTGTTCAGCATATAACACAGG GTATTGAAGCTGGGATGGAGCCAGCTTTGAATCTCAAA GGATACATAATTGGCAATCCATCTACAAATGCTAAAGAGGATTTTAATTCGAGAATTGAATATGCTCATCGTTTGGCACTTATATCAGATAGAGTATATGAG tcATCAAAAAGGAATTGCAAGGGTGAGTACGTAGATGTAGATCCAAAAAATCAGTTGTGCCTCAACAGTCTCCAAGCTTTCAAGGAG TGCACTAGGAGACTTGATACAGAACATATACTGGCACCTTTCTGCGGAAAGGACTATTATAACGAGTGGACAATATTAAAGACGAACGACAGGGAGTCTATGGATGATGTTATCCTAGATTTTCCCTCCCCTGTCCAGCTGTGTCgg GAAGACAGGATTCGCTACGCAGTTCTTTGGCAAAATGATATAAATGTTCGCAAAGCTCTCAACATCCGGGag GGAACAAAAGGAGAATGGGCTAAATGCAATAAAACCACACCTTACACGTTTGATGTACCAAGTAGTGTTGACTACCATCGAAACCTCAGCCAAAAGCACCTTCGTGCTATAGTTTACAG TGGTGATCATGACATAACCATTCCATATATAAGTACACTGGCATGGATTGAATCCTTGAACTTGACACTTGAGGATGATTGGAAACCATGGTTCTCTGATCATCAAGTTGCAGG ATACACAATGTACTATTCAAACAACGAGTATAATTTGACATATGCGACTATAAAG GGAGGAGGGCATACAGCTCCAGAGTACAATCCTAAGGAATGCTTTGATATGATCAATAGGTGGCTGGCGCATTCTCCTCTTTA
- the LOC18767110 gene encoding serine carboxypeptidase-like 17 isoform X2, protein MFFFSWTVPTSMYANMRGQRQTIFLSSTRKKEKKRRMLSCSRSIYFTIWVCQAFFLLLVLLTNYGASQTIVKNLPGFSGDLPFKLQTGYVGVGNSEELQMFYYFTESESSPENDPLLLWMTGGPRCSSFYGLVYEIGPISFQFNDLSKDPLKLVLNPYSWTKVANIIFLDAPAATGYSYSTTLEGLISSDTLHATRAYQFLQKWLVAHPQFLSNPLYISGDSFTGKIVPIIVQHITQGIEAGMEPALNLKGYIIGNPSTNAKEDFNSRIEYAHRLALISDRVYECTRRLDTEHILAPFCGKDYYNEWTILKTNDRESMDDVILDFPSPVQLCREDRIRYAVLWQNDINVRKALNIREGTKGEWAKCNKTTPYTFDVPSSVDYHRNLSQKHLRAIVYSGDHDITIPYISTLAWIESLNLTLEDDWKPWFSDHQVAGYTMYYSNNEYNLTYATIKGGGHTAPEYNPKECFDMINRWLAHSPL, encoded by the exons atgttttttttttcctggacTGTTCCTACCTCAATGTATGCGAATATGAGGGGTCAAAGGCAGACAATATTCTTATCTTCcacaagaaaaaaggaaaaaaaaaggagaatgcTTAGTTGCAGCAGAAGCATCTATTTCACAATCTGGGTGTGTCAGGCATTTTTTCTGCTGCTAGTGCTGCTTACCAACTATGGTGCGTCGCAGACAATCGTCAAGAACTTGCCAGGGTTTTCTGGTGACCTCCCCTTCAAGCTTCAAACAGg CTACGTGGGGGTGGGCAATTCTGAAGAACTGCAAATGTTCTACTATTTCACTGAGTCAGAAAGCAGCCCAGAAAATGATCCTCTGCTTCTTTGGATGACCGGAGGCCCCAGATGTTCTTCTTTCTATGGCCTCGTATATGAAATTG GTCCAATATCTTTCCAATTTAATGATTTGTCCAAGGACCCATTGAAACTTGTTCTGAATCCATACTCATGGACCAAG gTAGCAAACATAATATTTCTAGATGCCCCTGCTGCTACTGGTTATTCATACTCCACAACTCTGGAAGGGTTAATCAGTAGTGACACCCTGCATGCTACAAGAGCTTATCAGTTTCTCCAGAAA TGGCTTGTGGCTCATCCCCAGTTTCTTTCGAATCCTCTCTACATTTCTGGAGATTCTTTCACGGGCAAGATTGTTCCCATCATTGTTCAGCATATAACACAGG GTATTGAAGCTGGGATGGAGCCAGCTTTGAATCTCAAA GGATACATAATTGGCAATCCATCTACAAATGCTAAAGAGGATTTTAATTCGAGAATTGAATATGCTCATCGTTTGGCACTTATATCAGATAGAGTATATGAG TGCACTAGGAGACTTGATACAGAACATATACTGGCACCTTTCTGCGGAAAGGACTATTATAACGAGTGGACAATATTAAAGACGAACGACAGGGAGTCTATGGATGATGTTATCCTAGATTTTCCCTCCCCTGTCCAGCTGTGTCgg GAAGACAGGATTCGCTACGCAGTTCTTTGGCAAAATGATATAAATGTTCGCAAAGCTCTCAACATCCGGGag GGAACAAAAGGAGAATGGGCTAAATGCAATAAAACCACACCTTACACGTTTGATGTACCAAGTAGTGTTGACTACCATCGAAACCTCAGCCAAAAGCACCTTCGTGCTATAGTTTACAG TGGTGATCATGACATAACCATTCCATATATAAGTACACTGGCATGGATTGAATCCTTGAACTTGACACTTGAGGATGATTGGAAACCATGGTTCTCTGATCATCAAGTTGCAGG ATACACAATGTACTATTCAAACAACGAGTATAATTTGACATATGCGACTATAAAG GGAGGAGGGCATACAGCTCCAGAGTACAATCCTAAGGAATGCTTTGATATGATCAATAGGTGGCTGGCGCATTCTCCTCTTTA
- the LOC18767110 gene encoding serine carboxypeptidase-like 17 isoform X1, whose product MFFFSWTVPTSMYANMRGQRQTIFLSSTRKKEKKRRMLSCSRSIYFTIWVCQAFFLLLVLLTNYGASQTIVKNLPGFSGDLPFKLQTGYVGVGNSEELQMFYYFTESESSPENDPLLLWMTGGPRCSSFYGLVYEIGPISFQFNDLSKDPLKLVLNPYSWTKVANIIFLDAPAATGYSYSTTLEGLISSDTLHATRAYQFLQKWLVAHPQFLSNPLYISGDSFTGKIVPIIVQHITQGIEAGMEPALNLKGYIIGNPSTNAKEDFNSRIEYAHRLALISDRVYESSKRNCKGEYVDVDPKNQLCLNSLQAFKECTRRLDTEHILAPFCGKDYYNEWTILKTNDRESMDDVILDFPSPVQLCREDRIRYAVLWQNDINVRKALNIREGTKGEWAKCNKTTPYTFDVPSSVDYHRNLSQKHLRAIVYSGDHDITIPYISTLAWIESLNLTLEDDWKPWFSDHQVAGYTMYYSNNEYNLTYATIKGGGHTAPEYNPKECFDMINRWLAHSPL is encoded by the exons atgttttttttttcctggacTGTTCCTACCTCAATGTATGCGAATATGAGGGGTCAAAGGCAGACAATATTCTTATCTTCcacaagaaaaaaggaaaaaaaaaggagaatgcTTAGTTGCAGCAGAAGCATCTATTTCACAATCTGGGTGTGTCAGGCATTTTTTCTGCTGCTAGTGCTGCTTACCAACTATGGTGCGTCGCAGACAATCGTCAAGAACTTGCCAGGGTTTTCTGGTGACCTCCCCTTCAAGCTTCAAACAGg CTACGTGGGGGTGGGCAATTCTGAAGAACTGCAAATGTTCTACTATTTCACTGAGTCAGAAAGCAGCCCAGAAAATGATCCTCTGCTTCTTTGGATGACCGGAGGCCCCAGATGTTCTTCTTTCTATGGCCTCGTATATGAAATTG GTCCAATATCTTTCCAATTTAATGATTTGTCCAAGGACCCATTGAAACTTGTTCTGAATCCATACTCATGGACCAAG gTAGCAAACATAATATTTCTAGATGCCCCTGCTGCTACTGGTTATTCATACTCCACAACTCTGGAAGGGTTAATCAGTAGTGACACCCTGCATGCTACAAGAGCTTATCAGTTTCTCCAGAAA TGGCTTGTGGCTCATCCCCAGTTTCTTTCGAATCCTCTCTACATTTCTGGAGATTCTTTCACGGGCAAGATTGTTCCCATCATTGTTCAGCATATAACACAGG GTATTGAAGCTGGGATGGAGCCAGCTTTGAATCTCAAA GGATACATAATTGGCAATCCATCTACAAATGCTAAAGAGGATTTTAATTCGAGAATTGAATATGCTCATCGTTTGGCACTTATATCAGATAGAGTATATGAG tcATCAAAAAGGAATTGCAAGGGTGAGTACGTAGATGTAGATCCAAAAAATCAGTTGTGCCTCAACAGTCTCCAAGCTTTCAAGGAG TGCACTAGGAGACTTGATACAGAACATATACTGGCACCTTTCTGCGGAAAGGACTATTATAACGAGTGGACAATATTAAAGACGAACGACAGGGAGTCTATGGATGATGTTATCCTAGATTTTCCCTCCCCTGTCCAGCTGTGTCgg GAAGACAGGATTCGCTACGCAGTTCTTTGGCAAAATGATATAAATGTTCGCAAAGCTCTCAACATCCGGGag GGAACAAAAGGAGAATGGGCTAAATGCAATAAAACCACACCTTACACGTTTGATGTACCAAGTAGTGTTGACTACCATCGAAACCTCAGCCAAAAGCACCTTCGTGCTATAGTTTACAG TGGTGATCATGACATAACCATTCCATATATAAGTACACTGGCATGGATTGAATCCTTGAACTTGACACTTGAGGATGATTGGAAACCATGGTTCTCTGATCATCAAGTTGCAGG ATACACAATGTACTATTCAAACAACGAGTATAATTTGACATATGCGACTATAAAG GGAGGAGGGCATACAGCTCCAGAGTACAATCCTAAGGAATGCTTTGATATGATCAATAGGTGGCTGGCGCATTCTCCTCTTTA